The Bacteroidales bacterium genome includes a window with the following:
- a CDS encoding 1-acyl-sn-glycerol-3-phosphate acyltransferase codes for MEQNLEIKGERDQVKFLDLEKIIASKNPFLLKVLPGFLLRYVKRIVHVDELNEFIARNQNNYGLDFIQAVLDEFRTDIQFTGYENLPVNERFIVVANHPLGGLDGIALMGVIGKVRKDVIFPVNDLLLNVPNLRELFIPVNKHGKNTENIRLFEDTFASDVTLLYFPAGLCSRKQAGEIIDLEWKKTFVAKSRKHKRYVVPVHIDGRNSRFFYNLSAWRKRLGIKANIEMFYLVDEMTKQRDKTLTFHIGKPISWRVFDKRHSDREWAALVKEQVYALGKGIPGPPEFSQGEDDHSPSPPIGQSQVEHASTNENHEKDH; via the coding sequence ATGGAGCAAAATCTGGAAATAAAAGGGGAAAGGGATCAGGTGAAATTTCTGGATCTGGAAAAGATCATTGCCAGCAAGAATCCCTTCCTGCTCAAAGTTCTTCCGGGTTTTCTGCTGAGGTATGTCAAGCGAATCGTTCATGTTGATGAACTCAACGAATTCATCGCAAGGAATCAGAATAATTACGGGCTTGATTTCATACAAGCGGTTCTGGATGAATTCCGTACCGATATCCAATTCACTGGCTATGAAAATCTTCCGGTAAACGAACGCTTCATTGTCGTTGCCAATCATCCCCTGGGAGGACTCGATGGCATTGCCCTGATGGGCGTGATCGGGAAAGTACGCAAGGATGTCATTTTTCCAGTCAATGACCTGTTGTTGAATGTCCCCAACCTGAGAGAATTATTCATTCCTGTCAATAAACACGGGAAGAATACGGAGAATATCCGGCTTTTTGAGGATACATTCGCCTCGGATGTGACATTGCTCTACTTCCCTGCCGGGTTGTGTTCACGCAAACAAGCCGGAGAGATTATTGACCTGGAATGGAAAAAGACATTCGTGGCCAAATCCAGGAAACATAAACGGTACGTGGTTCCTGTTCACATTGATGGCCGGAACTCCCGTTTCTTTTATAACCTGTCGGCCTGGAGGAAACGCCTGGGCATCAAAGCCAACATCGAGATGTTTTACCTGGTGGATGAAATGACAAAGCAACGGGATAAAACCCTTACCTTTCACATCGGGAAACCCATCTCCTGGAGGGTGTTTGATAAGCGCCATTCCGACAGGGAGTGGGCAGCACTGGTGAAGGAACAGGTCTATGCGCTCGGGAAAGGCATTCCAGGGCCGCCTGAATTCAGCCAGGGGGAAGATGACCATTCACCTTCCCCGCCCATCGGCCAATCTCAGGTGGAACATGCATCAACCAACGAAAACCATGAAAAAGATCATTGA
- a CDS encoding GNAT family N-acyltransferase: protein MKKIIDPVDPALILSELTPDKFVRETNNGHKQIYIITYQDSPNVMLELGRLREISFRDAGGGTGEEVDIDEFDTDPVTPFKQLLVWSPQDQVIVGGYRYLEGTLIRKAPDGTYYTPTAQLFRLSDVFINDYLPQTIELGRSFVQPDYQPTYNIRKGIYSLDNLWDGLGALTIDHPGTRYFFGKITMYPRFNIRARDMILFFLHKYFPDPDELARPYEPLSLVTDPGELEQIFSGRNYDENYRILMKNVRILNESIPPLVNAYMNLSSTMRMFGTCINRHFGSVEESGILMTIEDIYDIKKDRHVSSYKKAEKELPR from the coding sequence ATGAAAAAGATCATTGATCCGGTAGACCCCGCCCTTATCCTATCCGAACTCACGCCGGATAAATTTGTTCGTGAAACCAACAATGGGCATAAGCAGATCTACATCATTACCTATCAGGATTCACCCAACGTTATGCTCGAGCTGGGCCGGCTCAGGGAAATCAGTTTCCGTGACGCAGGTGGCGGCACCGGCGAGGAGGTGGATATTGACGAGTTTGATACCGACCCTGTCACTCCCTTCAAACAACTGCTCGTCTGGAGCCCTCAGGATCAAGTCATTGTTGGCGGGTACCGCTATCTGGAAGGAACCCTGATACGAAAAGCACCCGACGGAACCTATTATACACCGACAGCCCAGCTGTTCAGGCTCTCCGATGTTTTTATCAACGACTATCTGCCCCAAACCATTGAGCTGGGGCGTTCTTTCGTACAGCCCGACTATCAGCCAACCTACAACATCCGCAAAGGGATCTATTCACTCGATAACCTTTGGGACGGCCTGGGTGCCCTGACCATTGATCATCCCGGAACCAGGTATTTTTTCGGTAAGATCACGATGTATCCCAGGTTCAATATCCGTGCACGGGACATGATCCTTTTCTTCCTGCACAAATATTTCCCGGATCCGGACGAATTGGCCAGGCCCTACGAACCATTGTCCCTGGTAACGGATCCAGGCGAGCTGGAGCAGATCTTCTCCGGCCGGAACTATGACGAGAATTACCGCATACTTATGAAAAACGTCCGAATCCTCAATGAGAGCATCCCGCCTCTGGTCAATGCATACATGAATCTTTCCTCCACCATGAGGATGTTTGGTACCTGCATCAACAGGCATTTTGGCTCGGTGGAGGAATCCGGGATCCTGATGACCATTGAGGACATTTACGATATCAAGAAGGACAGGCATGTCTCTTCCTATAAAAAAGCTGAGAAGGAGTTACCCAGGTGA
- the yihA gene encoding ribosome biogenesis GTP-binding protein YihA/YsxC — MIIRQAVYVSSSVTISSCPAPDLPEYAFLGRSNVGKSSLINMLTGQKNLARISSRPGKTQAIQHYLINGEWYLVDLPGIGYARAALAQRKKWERLIARYLLNRTSLMNTFLLVDSRLAPQKIDLDLVNWFGKNQLPFTLLFTKTDKVTLARGTSNIEAFKKELNKTWEELPQGIRTSALTGGGKEDILHLIEETSRIFKGDQ, encoded by the coding sequence ATGATCATCCGCCAGGCAGTTTATGTCTCAAGTTCCGTTACGATTTCATCCTGTCCGGCACCTGATCTGCCGGAGTATGCATTCCTTGGCCGGTCGAATGTGGGGAAGTCATCCCTGATCAACATGCTGACCGGACAGAAAAACCTGGCAAGGATCTCATCACGTCCGGGCAAGACCCAGGCCATTCAGCACTACCTGATCAACGGGGAATGGTACCTGGTGGATCTTCCTGGCATCGGTTATGCCAGAGCAGCGCTGGCGCAGCGTAAAAAATGGGAGCGGTTGATCGCCCGCTACCTCCTCAACCGCACCAGCCTGATGAATACGTTTCTCCTGGTGGATAGCCGCCTGGCACCTCAGAAGATCGATCTGGACCTTGTCAACTGGTTCGGTAAAAATCAGCTGCCCTTCACCCTGCTTTTTACTAAAACGGATAAAGTGACCCTGGCCAGGGGCACATCCAATATCGAGGCCTTTAAAAAGGAATTGAACAAAACCTGGGAGGAACTTCCTCAGGGAATCCGGACCTCAGCGCTGACAGGCGGGGGCAAGGAAGATATCCTGCATCTGATCGAAGAAACCAGCAGGATCTTCAAAGGGGATCAATGA
- a CDS encoding acetyl-CoA carboxylase biotin carboxyl carrier protein subunit, whose protein sequence is MNKLNHSENNFKTLTIDNIKYRTQLTSKFLARKKFVPPDPKKVLSFIPGSIRKVNVQTGSEVKTNDILMILEAMKMNNYILSPGEGVVKKINVKAGDVVPKDFILLEFK, encoded by the coding sequence ATGAATAAACTGAACCATTCTGAGAACAATTTCAAAACCCTGACGATCGACAACATTAAGTACCGTACACAACTTACCAGTAAATTCCTTGCGCGAAAGAAGTTCGTTCCTCCGGATCCCAAAAAAGTCCTTTCATTCATACCCGGGTCCATTCGCAAAGTGAATGTCCAGACCGGCAGTGAAGTGAAGACCAATGACATACTGATGATTCTTGAGGCCATGAAGATGAACAACTACATCCTCTCACCGGGCGAGGGAGTTGTGAAAAAAATCAATGTCAAGGCCGGGGATGTCGTTCCGAAGGATTTCATTTTACTGGAATTCAAATAG